From Xiphophorus couchianus chromosome 7, X_couchianus-1.0, whole genome shotgun sequence:
ATGAAATCATTTGTTCATGATTAGATTAGTGTTCCACAGATTAACCACATGGGaaacataataaatacaaacacagagCCGAGCGGACAGAAACAAACGACACAAATAGCTTAGAGCTGGGTTAAATCCAGGGAATGTGTGCAAAGCTGGaagataaactgttttcctcctgctgctgtctgGTCAGCAGACACTGTGGAGTTAGAAACTTAATAACCTGTAGAAGAGCAGTGTTAGTGAATATGAAAGATTTCAGCATGGACCAGAGTACCAGCTGGGTTTCCTGTGGGACGATCTTTGTAGCTTACATCTGATATAATAAAgcagcaaaatatgaaaaaaaaatctgacttttaaagCATCAAAGAGTCTTGAAATAGAGACGCACCAATCAGAGATTATTGGTCGATTcccattttataatttttgtaaaattcagACCTGCTGATATTTTAGCCAGTATCTCCAGATCTATAATCAACAGCTCTTCCTGCTATTAATCGTTTGCTGTTAGTTTTTTGGGAGCAGATGTGATGTCATTGGTTTACTGCAATGCAAACATCATGGGGCAAAGAAATAGTCCTCTACATTCTCTGTGAGGGGCAGCCATACTGGATAAAGCCAGAATTCTATGACGGCGTCTAGGGACCAAcatatttagacaaaaaaaattgagtaGTAGatttatggcaaaaaaaataaaaaaatcactaaaatctCAGAAACTTACTAGAAAAGCaagtaaatttctgagtttgaaaagttaaatatttgcttCCAAGAACgctgaaatttctgagtttgaaaacttcccatttttcacattttctggaatattttggagattaatgtaaaaatctctgaattttttgCCAGAAATGTACCCCTCTTCCCCTCCCATCTCCAACAGCCCTGCTGTAGGATTCTGCCTGTAGTGAGGattctccttcttcttcctaAACAGGAGCTGCATCTTTCCGGTACAGAGAGAATGCTCGGCTACATCATCACTTAGCATGATGAACGCTGTTAGCATTACGAGCTCTCTAAACATCTGTAACATTTAACGAGGTccaattctaaaaataaaagctgaaaacattttttgtggcAGTACGTCCAGATCTGCTGAATCTGAATTGAGGCTGATGGAGAGTCTACCAGGATCAGACAATCTGCTGTGGTCAGCTGAAACCAGCACTCTAAGGCATGGGTGTCCAACCTGCAGCCCAGGGTCCATTTGTGGTCGctggactgattttgtgcggTCACCAACTGACCCTAACAGCACCCGTCCAGCACAGCTGGGTGATTCAGACGGAgactttttaatttgtcatcagtgaaaaataataattttcttacagtgaaaaatgttcagtACAACAGAgtgttggctgttttttttttttttaatcggaAGAACCACACATCCCCAGAGACCTTCACTGAAAGGccgactttgttttttttaatctaatttattaatctTGGCTACATATGGCCAGTGTTTTGAGAGAAAGGGACTCAAATCTGGAGAATAAATCTGTTCAATTGAacagatttaaacaaatttctcttttaacaCGGCAAACATGAAAACTCCCttttaagttttggatctacaatgaATAACATCTCTTTcctatcaaaataaatacataataaaatcaGATAACTTTATTAGCTTGatttaagtgtgttttttttttccataaagttTGGACATCCTCGCTCCAACGAcgctgaaaaaaatattatctaTCCCTTTAAATGGGCCGTGTTCActgactggaaaacattttaactggTCAGTCACTGGTCATTATTATTAGcaagctaataataataataataatgatagaAACAGGCTAAGGGTCGCCAGATTTCAGCGTTTCTGTAACTTGACATTAGAAGGAGCCTGGCCCGTTGAGCCTCTGAGGAACAGTGAGCTCAGTAAATCTCAGAGAACAACTGTGTTGTTGGagggaggaaaacagaaactaGCAAAAACGTAGAGAGATCAGAGGAAATGTGGGGTTTTCCAGGACAAACCTGAAAACACTTGGATGCTCAGTCCTTCCATCCTGAGTGCAAACATTAGTGCTCCACATGAtgaaagaatttaaataataaacacattcatTCGTTCATTGAGAGGTCCAAGTTTGTATCATGAGTTGCcatacacacccccacacacacacatatgagAGAAATAAAGGTCAGCTGGCCTAACTCAATTCTGATCTATAATATTGATATCTGGTGGTGTGTGGCTGCTTTCAGCTCGTGGTGGAACACTTTGACAGACTGCATGataaatacatagaaaaataaaagctttccaGCGTTTCCCTTACACTTGATTGGTTAGTTTGGTTTGTGGAGGACGGGCTGGATCAGAACGGCCTGTAGTTCCAGAAGCTGGAGAAGACGGAGATCTGGAggggagagaggagagaagatcCGGTTAGcgactgggtcagaaccggcaGAGACACACACCGATCCAGAACACACACCGGCCCGTTAGTGACCTCCAGAAATGCTGCTTCAGGGATGAGGTTCTTCAGTCAGGTTGTCACTATTTTGggttaattttaaatgaattgttGCTGTTTGAATCAAACAGTTAAAATCAGAGAAGAGTTCAAAGTTCCTCATTCTAGGACCTAACAAGGATCAGTTTATATGAAACCTgacagtttgtttcatttttatccaGACTGTATCAAGCTCCGAAtgtgagaaatgaagaaaagtcGGAATTCAACTGGAAACAGCAAACTAAAGGTGTCTTCCGACTTGATTGTACGGTAGACTCAGttcaacatttgttccatttccagctgctgtggttctcaaaccaaccaaaccctttgagaaacctgttcccctccccgcctctgggggcgctgcaccaagaaccatagacagaaatgacacaaaaacctctgaagaagacactgaccacaacttccttcttcatgaaatgcaAACGGAAATGGAGTGGTATGAGATTTTAGCatttggaggatttctcttttacGTTTGGCAAAAGAGCATGAGTCATTTCCTCCGCTACAGCTAGACTAGCATCcttgttttggttgtaattacccagaatgccctgcactgtaaacCTGCTTCCTGCGTTTGGAGCCGTCTCCGGGCCGCTTGCCGCATTGGAAAACATTGGAAACgtatcagagttcacttcaactgaaccgagaccgaggtttgATTATTCATTCACAGCTTCCCAAGAGAAgcggactttctagacaaacgaaTTGGAGTCGGACTAACGCGGACTGAACAGAGATGGTGTGAACGCACCCAAAGACATATCGGTACTGATTTAGTGTTTGCTGTTGCTTTTTGGTAATACAGGCAGAAGAGGCTGTGGATTTGATATAGAGGAGTGTTAACCATTAAATGTGATGTCATTCCTCCACAGACTTTTCTACCACAGTGATATAAATTATCCATCATCGTTGCCGTTCTGCAGAGTTTGGGGCAGGAACAGAGATATTGGTCTTCATGATTCTGCTTTGGTCTGGATCTTTGACACTTCACTCAGAACCTGGACCCCACTGCTCACCACACACTGACCCATGAAACATGCAGTGGAATAAACTCTTGAGTTTCCATCTAAAAATTAAAGgagcaagaaaacaaagacagccTTGTAAGAAATGCATCTGCTTCAGGCTGAGGCCCTGGGGATGCCGGCCCACCTTGTCCTTGAGTTGCTGACAGAGCTGCAGGGAGATGGTGAAGAACACCAGCGTGTCGCTGAGCCACGGCACCACACACTCCACCTTGTGAACGTGGCTCACCTCGAAGCGGTTGTTGTTGAGCTCGCTGTGGAAGACAAGTGTTAATGAAACACACAACCTATAGCAGCTGACATCCTGGGTTAGCGTCTTTTACTCTCTTCACTCAGGACTGAGTCTCAGTCTAATTCATTTTCCTGAGAACTCAGCTGGAGCTGTTCATCCAACAGCTGCTCAGAGAGCCACATGACTTTAAacacctcaaaaaaaaaaaaaaaaaatcaggttctCAGTCCAACGCTTCTAAGAATGGCTTTAAATGGCATAATGGACAGGCGTTGTCATGACAATATGCTGGAGGCAGAGggtcagaaagagtaggagcttcttaaagagacagaggcccaatttcaaggttttATATCgcaaaatctaatttcttataagtcatatttgattgAAGCAGCAGAATAACAACAACTCAATGTGGCATAATTagttaattgtgctataaaatggctctaTGTTCCTAGAAAATGTATAATACTGCCCTCTATTCTCTTACTGATTTGAGCTTGGTAAGCTGCTGTTTGTAGCTCAGGTCTGACTTAAAGCTGAACTCTCCTTGTGTGGTTTTCAATTCGTGGCCAAGGTGATTACACTGTAGCCTGCCTAGCTTACTAAGGTTTCTTTCCTATTGctcaatgaataaaaacagtgaaCAGCTCAGACCGAACGGACCGTATCTGGAAATCAAACTTACAACATCGCTCCTGGATTGTGCAACACAGAGCTTCCTGTTGGCTTGAAGTTCTAGGGAAGATAGGAGAGAAAGCAGTGAGACAGCAGCCGGGTGAGCAGCAATGATGTCCACTGCAGGGTCACAGGGTCTGACCTTGGTGGTGTTGGGAGGCAGCACGTGTAGCTGGTAGACGGTCAGACACAGCTTGCTTAAATTGATGTAAAAGTTCACCATCACGTCGCCAGGCATAGGGGGAGTGAACATTTTCTGGAgttcaaatgacagaaaatggtGTGAGGCAACAGGAAGCCGCAGGGATGACGGCGTCACACACCCTAGACGGGTACACACACTTACTACAACCAGAACAACCAGTGTTTTCTATTGGGATCTGATGAGACGGGGCGACATGCAGTAACGCAAAATTATGACGAAGGAAAATGGTCTATGAGAATAAAAATCCGAAAAATAGCAAAGAGTTGGTTCTATTGGCTAACTAATCTCCTTTGGTTCTGTACACAGGCATAATGTCTCCTTGTTCACTCTGTTCTtgttccagttgtttttttccccatatatGTCCTCACAATTGGAAACATTAAAGTGGAAGAATTTTGAAATGGTTAACAGAAGTGTGACCTTGAGCTTATGTACATCAAGTTTGGTCGTCTtctcaatgtaaaaaaaaaaaaaaaagggaataataaaagaaaggaaaaaaaatatctggaaaCCATTGGAGTGGATTTATTTTCAGCTCTTCTCAGTAAACACTTTATGGAACCAGTCCAACTGAATTTGCTCTCTCAATCTTCCCTTCAACTCAACCTGTAGACCTCCATGTCCTGGTAGGTCAGCTGGTCCGTCCTCTCTATGTCCAGATGAGGTGACtctgttttaaacttctccacagctTCCTCCCTGACTCGCCTGCCTTGTCCTCCATGTTGCTggttgttctctaatgttctgtCACAGGTTTTCTGCAactaaaatttaagactttttttaaaaacctttttgacACCATTATGAATagaatttaagacctgtataTCCAAAGTAGTGCACGGACACCGTCCAGCCAACTGGACAATACATATGCTCGTAGATGCAAAAAACAACTAGCTAATTAGCAGTGAGTCAGAAAATGCAACGAAGATGTCTGCATGCGAGTTAAACTTTTGCCTGATTGAAAAGttccacaggaaaaaaaaaatagaaatgacataaaatatgcaAGACTAAACAGTATACAGacagacaaaatttaagactttcttaactttttaaaatgatttaagaaCAGCTGTTCtgggcagaaccagaacactcAGATTAAATCCCACTCAGCTGGATTCTGTTCACTGATTAGATCACTTCTGAACTAAACTGCTCCGACTGGATTTACTGCTTTCACAGCTGTGCACGAAATTTTGTGGGTCCATCACATAAGatcccaataaaacaaatacaatgagCCGCTCTGCTTGAAATGTGAAGAGTTTCAAGGCACATGTGTACTTTTGCGAGGTGTGGTTAGATTCTTAAAGACGCCAGCCGTACCATCAGACCGCTGGTGGCCAGTTCTGGAAGAGTCAATGATGCCGGGGTGGTGAGGCGGTTTCGTGCTCGCGTCAGCTGCAGCATCACGGCGTCCATGAGCTGCAGAGTGAACAGAGCCGTCCGGTCGTTATGACTACCGCCGTCGGCCACGTCCAGCTGTGCGCCGAGGTGCGGCTGAGCGCAGAGAAACTGACCTTGTTGACCTCGGCGCCCGTCTTGAACTGGTAGGTGTTGTCGCGGctgctcagcagcagcagagcctgGTTCACGTGGTTCCTGGCGTCCTGGATCTGAGGGACCATGGAGAACCGAGCAGTCAGACTTTACCCACGTCCAGCTGGTCTTTTCATCATGCTACATGCTCAAGGTACATTTTCACTTCACAGTTTCTtatcttcactgcaaaaacaccaactCTTACTAAGtgttttttatgtagttttttatGTAGTTTCTAGTCCAAAATATGTTGGTAAActtgaaagaagacaaagataacttaaaagtaactttgcaacaagatacaggagcttgggATTTGTAAAAAAAGGAGGGAGGCGAGGGGGGCAAATGTTACCATTTAGCATCACACATGCTTTCATCTTGCAGGTTCGACTTTCAAGAGACGTCAATAAACCGGAAGTTAACTTAAAATGGGGCTTAGGGGATTGGTCAAAATTCAACAGCATTGCAGTGATtggacagaaaaagagaaaatacagaTAAGTTTCaggtgattggtcagatttgcGGAGGAGTTGCGATGACAGCTAGTAGGCAGAAAAAATTGTAAATGCTGAGTGAATTTGCATCAATGGCTACAACTGCAACTTCCTGGAAGTACTGGTTAACCAGCAATGACTTGTCAtggtgtgtatatatatatatttttatttatatatatattttttacccctccagggcgtcttttgtgggctctagtgtcccttatatgatagtaggctgacaggaaacagggaaggagaggggggaagacatgcggcaaatatcgtcgggtccgggagtcgaacccgcgacggccgcgtcgaggactcaaggcctccaaaaacgggtcgcgctaaccactacgccaccacggcacgcccttggtgtgtatttttaaagtgagattTCCCCCAgtgaatacatttaattaaactccggattattttatactttttagtGTCATAAAAAGCCTCAAGGAAACTTTAATTGCTGTAGACAGACAATTGTAGTTTATCGCTTTGTTTATAGAATtgaaatagtaaaataataacACAGTTATGTTGTTAAAATTGTTTCCAAGTGCATGACTCTGTGAAACAACTAACATCTTGTTGAAGGAAATGATCTTTGCTGCCTTTCTGTCAGCTGAACGTGTTGAAGTGACGGGCAGTAGCGGTacctgctgcagcttccacTGTTTGTCCTCCCTGAACTGAAAGTGCAGGACCTGGCTGCTCTTGGCGACCTTCAGGTTTATGTCCTGCAGAGCAAAGGTCAACATTAAGAAATGTCATTCAGCTTCAATCAGCGTTTCAGGAAGAAAACGCTGTTTACTCACCGCCTGAGTCAGAGCCTCTCCCTGCAGAGTCAGCACTCCCTTCACCTGATCCATGCTGCAAACACACAGGCAAGAGGTCAGCCTTTCACAAGCGTCACCATGACAACACGTAGAGCAGTGCAAACTGGGAAGCTCCAGAAACAAGTCGACTTGTTTCCAGTGCCGTAGAACAGCATCCACACATTTTGACCTATTTTTGCCccattaaaaccattaaatcCAGTATGTGTTACAGTGGTCAAAgcgacagaccaacacaaagtagcacaggATTGTAgagttgaagaaaaataatacagcgttttaaagcatttttacaaatgtacGTCTTAAAAGTGAGACGTCCATTTGCATTTATTCCTCTTTACTCCTCAGATTAGGGCTGGAAAAATTGATcagattgattgattattgaaataatcgtcagctaatttagtaatcaattaattgttaactggcgCATACAGACTACACACTCAGAGAGGCAATTAAGACAATactgcacaaaaatatatatacatttttcatttaggaTATAAATCTGTTCCACCCAGAACTCTTCAAGCAACAGTTTTAGCCTCGCCTCATTCAAATTCTGGAAAtaaatctcctattaagcacctGTTTCTGTCTAattattaatctattaatcCAAAAATTAATCAACCGATCAACCCaatacactgtattgatgttaagtcaagcagaaaggattgagcttttcacatgttgacatcagaagaaattgttttaaacttcaGCTTCATCCTTTGATCAAGTGTGTTCACTAAAGGaagccaataaaatgttttttttctaatttagaaAAGGAATTTCATTatacatttcaatattttaggtatttttaatattgcataatttattgcataaaataaattgaagtggttaaatgaatGTGTCCATTTTCTAAATCCaattaataattgattactTAGATCGTTTTTAGCTGCAGCTCTACCCAAGGCTTTTGTTAGACAAAATTAGTGAGCAAGCAATGAAAAGTTCAAATGTATGAGCAGTAAAACAACTTAAAGGCacatttcagagaaataaagaaagaagacaACAGGGGCTGTAAAGACATATTCACGGTCAAAGTTGAATTATTTTAGAGCCTTGGTTGCTTCAGATTGGCTGAATCTTCGTGTCATAAACAGACAAAACTAGCTCAGTTTAAGTAACTGACTTCTTATATGAGGTAAGGCAGACAGCCACTTCATCACACAGAAAGCCACTGTTATCTAACAAACATTGTCTGCTTACTGTAAACTACAGCTGACCTAGTGGAAGGCCGTGTAACAGTAGGCCAGCTGCAAGGTTCAAAACAAACAGGTGGGGCTTTTAAAGCTTACATTGAGCTGCCCAGGATGAAGTTCTCCTGCTTGAGCTGACTCTCCAGGCCCGGAGTGGGCAGGGAGAAACGTCTGGACGCCTCCTGTTAACAAGAACCAACAAACATTTGAGTCAACAGACCAACTGGATGACTCTGTCCTAGAGGTGGGGCTCCAACAGCCAGCCATGATGGGTACCACAGGCAGGTGAATTCAAGTGAggtagaaaataacatttttgccactgaaaatcaaataaatatagTTCCCAAGATAAATAATAAGAATTCATCTTAAAATTTTAGTCTCTTATACTTTTAGAGCCTTATGTGGTCAAACCCCAACCCATCTCCTTGACCTTCTACATACTCTTGCAGTCCAATTTCTTCCAGTCAAAGTCTGTTAATGGTTCCATGAACACATTTTGAGACAAGAGAGCATTTATCTTTAGAGTGGTGACCCCTAGACTGTGCAATGTGTTGCCACCACGAACCGTCTTGATTCTGTGAATACAGCTGATAACATGCATTCAGAGTAGAGTTGAactatttttatattgtgtGATGTTAATCTTATCTTTTGAGttcttttacacttttttgcATTGTAAAGGCCTTTTTGATATTTGACCAGTAAAAgttgctgtataaataaatgtttacttaCAGATCAATCTTTCTGCCTAAAGCCTGTGATCTTCCTCATCCTTGACCAAACATCGATTATATTGTTCTGCAGGAGTTTGTTCTCCAGCCCCTTCCTGTACACATCCTTACTGTGTCTAACcaagtggttcccaaagattttctggcccccctatggattacaataaaatcccccccacccaaaaaataataataataaaataaatctgggcACACATCATTCAACCTGACACAAACCTAAACACGTATTTTGCTTTCAAAcgccactgaagtttatttcacacttcaggttgcaacaaaacacactacaaaccatctttacagtgaaacacttttgtgttaattgtttgtctttttcattcatccataccacTTCCTGcgcccccctgcaatggcacggcccacactttgggaaccactggtctaAGTTGCTTCAGTATACTCCTCATTAATTCCCTCCTTGTCTTCCTCACTAAAGGCTACGTTTTCTTGTTTAGAAGTTCCTTCATGTCACCGGTGACATCGAGCTTATTATTGGGGAAGCGTCGAGCTAGCGTTGTCCACACAGAAGCGTATATCGTCATTCCCACACTCACTCATAGCACTGATGTCCTCTCTGTGGCTGGCACAGTGCATCCCAATCTGTTGCCTCAAAATTCGACAGTCTTAAGGATTCTTCGGCTTCCTGTGATCATCTTCTCcaagttcttttttattttaaaaacacattacttCTGAACAAGGGGCTATTCTGTTAGTATTCTTCctaacaaatatattaatatttaccCATCCTAAATATAATATTATAGACCAAGAGTTTCCATATAATCCTttataataaaaagattttattccTCTTTCAAGCACTAAAAGAGAACTAAAATATGCTTGGAGTTGAAATGGTTTAATAATGGAGGTCTTTGTTAATCTTAATGATATTTTCTCGGTTTCTTGATAAGTTCCTGAAACTGTTTTATTGCTTGGCACTGAGCTCAACTCCTACCTTGAGGATCTCCTGAAGCTGCTTCAGGACAGCATGCACTTCTTCTTTCAGCAGCCAGTTAAACTCCTCCTCCTACAGAGAAGAGAAACACAATTAACCCCTAGAACATTAATACAAGCACCTGGGAGCTACTTACAGATTGGAAAAGTACTGATACctagacatttatttttccttttttcacattttgtcatatttcaactgcaaacctcaatgtgttttataagattttcatttaggttttaaaacaaattcccaAGCCTTGCATATCATACAGAGCTCTGTTCAATTCATCATCTATACATtttgatatacagtatgtatagaTGAATCCTTTTCCTAGAAGGAATCACTGCTAAGTCTGagctgttatatatatatatatatatatatatgtaagtCTGTTCCACTTGATAGCTTAGCTCTTTCtattcactgtttttttttcgataaaacaattaattggatagcaaaaaatgtgaattagaaataaaaaaacaacaatttgaaCTGTGAGAAGCTACAACTATGGCACTTGAGTCTTGAatggaacatatttacagacaaagatgttttttacaTCTCATatgcaacatatttttgcacAGCTTTGGCTTAATTGTTGCTCTAGTATGATGTTCTTTCACCAAATGGCCTTTTTCGAGTCTGCATTTTCCAATTCACAATTAGGCGATAAAGTCTCAAAAATCAATTCATCACTTGTTTTCGATCATTCCTTTCAGCCCAGCAGTGAGGCAAGATGTGGAACAGTTCCGTTGGTGGGAATAGTTTTACAAGAGACTGTAAAGAGACAAACTGGTTCTTCCTTTCAGTGTTTTGCTTTAAGCTGAGGTTAAATTAATACATTGAgcaatgatttaataaaaaccagACATCTTAGCTATGCATTGATGTATTTTGGATCCATCGGTCTCAGTTACTGGCCTCCATGTTCAGTGATGCTCTCTGCTGTCACACCCGGCCTTCTGTCCAGCAGCGGTCACAGCGCGAGCTCCTGCTACCCTCGCGCCTCACCGACATTTAGGATGGTCTCGCGCTGCTGCGACCAGGAACTGAACAGTAAAATGTCCCGAAAGCGACATGCTATCGGCTGGGTAAGGATAAAACAGCTAACTGTGGGTTTCAGCAGGTAGTCGCTGTGTGTCTCCCGGTCGGAGGAGCTTACCAGCACGGCTCTTTCCACCTGACTGGCCGCGGACATCTTCGGCAGCTCGGACAGGGACCTCTGCGGATGCAGCATTTTCCTGCGGCCAAAGTACAAACCCTGGTTGAGGAGTTTAGCAAGACAGTCTTTTCTCTGGGAtcactgcttttttttcctttttttttgcagtccaCTAGCTGAGCGGAGGATGTGTTGCGTTCCAAACTGTCGAAAATTATATAGCCGATGACAGGCAAAATTAATCTTCttacaataaacataaaaataagccCTCTGTGACCGACAGTAACCACTGCGCATTAACTATTAACTGGCTTTCATCAAAATTCTACATACGTGTAACTTTAAAGACAATTGAAAGCTGGACGTTTGAGGGATCTGTTGGGCGTGTTCAGGTAATCGTTTTTTCTCTGTcctatttgttttagaaatatgaGAATTTTGGTATTTAAGTTGTCTGTAAACACTCTTCTCGAGCTGAAAGAGTTTAAAAGTTCATGTCGCCCCccgaaaaaaatcccaaaagacaaaaatgttagTCTTTACGAGACGCAGTGAACGCAACATTCCCCTGGTCACACACTTGCTATTAAGATGTCCCCACCCACTAAGCCTTATATGGTAAGCCCCGCCCACTCGCACACAACCAAACCCCAGCATGCAAAGTTCAGTTGACTCGTTATCAGCGGTCAGCAGGGGATCGATGGAGTAAATAAACTGAGTCCCAGTTTGAAGCtattttccaacaaaaacagctgcaaagcGACGTGCAAACAccgtttgtgtgttttatgttgtttaatttgGGTTTCTTAGTGGTAAATATTCAGCTCACTGTAGTCACGTTTATTTGCGTatcagttcaaagtgctttacatcattgacacatatttacagaaacaatTGAGTCGTGTGTTTTTTCACTAGAAAGTGAACCATGTTTCCACCGCAGAATCTGACTGCATACATTTCAGAGATGAAAAAACCCTGAAAGTTCTGCTTTGGTGTTTTTGGGTcaatgacatcacaagaggcaacAGATTGGAGCTAATCGACACTTTGATGGATAAGGAGacttttcacacatttcaaCACATTCTGAA
This genomic window contains:
- the rogdi gene encoding protein rogdi homolog, with the protein product MLHPQRSLSELPKMSAASQVERAVLEEEFNWLLKEEVHAVLKQLQEILKEASRRFSLPTPGLESQLKQENFILGSSIMDQVKGVLTLQGEALTQADINLKVAKSSQVLHFQFREDKQWKLQQIQDARNHVNQALLLLSSRDNTYQFKTGAEVNKLMDAVMLQLTRARNRLTTPASLTLPELATSGLMKMFTPPMPGDVMVNFYINLSKLCLTVYQLHVLPPNTTKNFKPTGSSVLHNPGAMFELNNNRFEVSHVHKVECVVPWLSDTLVFFTISLQLCQQLKDKISVFSSFWNYRPF